The Helicobacter fennelliae nucleotide sequence CGCCCTTAGCTAGGCTTTTAGGAAATGTCTCCTTAAAAGTCTTGATATCATAATACGCGTAAGTGTCATCAGGCACAAGATCCGTGCTTGCGAGCTTTGTGAGGGCGTCTTTGGCGCCATAGCCTATCATCGCATCAGGGTGCGGCATACCCACAAGCCCCGCATCGCAGAGCTTTCGCAAGACTTCAAAGTAGAGCTTCTCCTCTTTGAGATTGCCCGGATTCACCCGCGAGACATAGCCATCTGCGCTACTTTTGACATGCTCAAAGATTTTATTGCGCTCAGCCTCATCGCGTAGAATCTCATCGGTGAAAAACACCACTTCCGCATTCCAGCCCTTGGCTTTGAGCGCATTTACCATTGGCATTGTGTCTTTTCTATGCCCATCAGCGCCCTTATCGCTTCCTCCTCTTGCCTCAAAAAACACGATGTTTTTCTTCATTATTACTCCTTTTTGTGTAGATATTTTACATAGTATAAAAGATTTTATTAAAAGGGCTTTGATTTTTATATTTTTGTTAGATTTTGTTAGAAGTAGTTACAAAATAATACTTTAAAATTAAAGAATCCATAAAACATCTCAAAGCAAAATATCTCACAAACACAGAGATTACTTAAGAATAACTTCAGTTATGTTTTTTTATGATTCCGTGGTTTTTTACTTTATGAATACAAAATATCAAATTACTAGAAGGGAGTATCTATGTATTACAGTAGTGGAAATTTTGAAGCATTTGCGCGCCCTAAGAAGCCAAAAGATATAGAATCCAAAAAAGCCTATCTTGTAGGAAGCGGGCTTGCTTCTTTGAGTGCGGCAGCATTTCTAGTGCGCGATGCGCAGATGCAGGGCAAAAATATTCATATTTTAGAAGAGCTAAATATCGCAGGCGGGGCTTGTGATGGGCTTGAAATGCCAGAGAAAGGCTTTGTAATCCGCGGTGGAAGAGAGATGGAAAATCACTTTGAGTGCTTATGGGATCTTTTTTCTTCGATTCCTTCACTTGAGAGCGAGGGAGTTTCTGTGCTTGATGAATTTTATTGGCTTAATAAAGAAGATCCAAATTTCTCACTTATGCGTGCTACACAAAACCGCGGGCAAAGTGCACACACAGATGGCAAATTTACCCTCTCGCCTAAAGCCTCGCTTGAGCTTATCAAACTCTTTTTTACCAAAGATAGCGATTTGTATGACAAAACCATAGATGATGTCTTTGATGAAGAATTTTATAAGTCAAATTTTTGGCTGTATTGGCAGACTATGTTTGCTTTTGAAAAATGGCATAGCGCACTTGAGATGAAGCTCTATATCCAAAGATTTATCCACCACATAGGTGGTTTGCCTGATTTCTCCGCATTGAAATTTACTAAATATAACCAATACGAATCCCTAATCCAACCGCTTGTAAGCTATCTGCAATCACATGGCGTAGTCTTTGAGTATGGCGTGCGCGTGAAAAATGTGCATTTTGAATTCTCACAAGACAAAAAGATCGCAAAGCGCATTGAGCTTATACGCGATGGCAAGGAAGATTCTATCGCACTTACTCCAAACGACTTAGTCTTTGTAACAAATGGTAGCTGCACAGAAAGCTCTGCGCTTGGAGATAATACACACGCACCAAAGCTTAGCGTCAATAATGGCGAGGGTGGCTGCTGGGAGCTGTGGCGCAATATCGCTACACAAGATAAAGCCTTTGGAAATCCTGCGAAATTCTGCTCTAATATCAAAGCGACAAATTGGGAATCTGCGACTATCACCCTGCTTGATGATAAAATCACGCCTTATTTACAAAAAATCTGCAAGCGAGACCCTCATAGTGGCAAAGTCGTAACAGGTGGAATTATTACAATTAAAGATTCTTCATGGCTTATGAGCTATACATTTAACCGCCAACCGCATTTTAAAAAGCAGCCTAAAAATCAGCTTGTGGGCTGGATTTATGGGCTTTATACTGATAGAGAGGGGGATTATATCAAAAAGCCTATGAAAGAGTGCAGTGGGCAAGAAATCGCCCAAGAGTGGCTCTATCACCTAGGTGTAGAGGAGGATAAAATCGCAGAGCTTGTCAAAAGCACAAACACTATTCCTTGCCTTATGCCTTATATCACCGCATTTTTTATGCCAAGAAAAAGCGGAGATAGACCAAAAGTAGTGCCTGATGGTTGTATAAATTTTGCTTTTATCGGGCAGTTTAGCGATACAATCCGCGACACCGTTTTTACCACAGAGTATTCTGTGCGCACAGCCATGGAAGCGGTTTATACGCTTTGTGAAGTGGATAGAGGCGTGCCTGAAGTCTTTAACTCATGCTATGATATCCGTTGCTTACTAGAAGCGACTTCAAAGCTACTTGATGGCAAGAAAATTACAGATATAGATATGTCTTTTATGGAAAAAATCGGGCTTAACTTGGTGATTAAAAAACTCAAAGGCACATTTTTTGAGGAATTTTTACACAGATACAAACTTATCTAAAAACTCAAAAATAGACTCACTCAAAACTAGAATCTATGTCATTTTCGTCATTGCAAGGCGCGAAGCAACGAAGCAAAAGAGAATCTAGATTTGCCCTACAACTAGATTCCAGTAGAATCTAGATTCTATGCAAATACAAGCGAGCGTAAAGAAATCCTCTATTTTTAGGCAGATTTTAGGGTTGTGTAGAAATTTTAGGCAAGCAAAAACACAAAAAAGTGTAACATAAGCGTTCATTGTAGGTTTGCAGGCTAAAAATTTCAAAATCCCTGAAAGATGCAAAAAAGAGAGGATTTAGATTCTATATGTAAAATGGGTTCTAGATTCTAGTATTATTGCAAACAACTATCTAAGAAAATGCAATCACCAAAAAAGCCCAATTTTTCACTTAGCTTTTATCTCTGAAGACAAATGTTTCAAAACTCTCCCTAAAACTTTCTTTATTTTTTTGTTTGAAAAACTCAAGCCCTGAAATCTCCACATGAAGATTTGATCTCTCAAGTCTAGCTTTATGTGTAAGGCTTAGCAAAAACTCCTCTTTCCATTTGTCATTAAGCTCTAAATGCTCGCCCTTTGGCTCGATTAAACACTGCGTTATTATAAACTCATCATTTTTTCTTTTGCCCAAAAAATAAAAATCAGGCTCAAATCTATCCGCATAATGCTCATTTACCTCGCCATTTGCTAAATACTCTCTATCATCATACACCGCAAATTCAGCCATTCTTTCATTACGCACCACAAGCCATTCTTTAAAATGCTTATTGATTAAAGCCTTGTTTTGCTCGATAAAGTCTAAAAATTCACTCTCCAAACTTGAGCCTACAAATTTTTCATACACAAACCATTCATATTTTGCGCCATTTTCTTGGCTTATTTTATCTTTTGCCTCCCTGTAAATTTCTCTATCTTTAAGATAACTTTCAAGCTTTTTTGCCTCCCAAGAGCCTAGAGTGTAACTATCTTCAAATTTCAAGCTTGTATCTTTAAAAGCCTCGCACACAAAAAGAGCAATTTTAAGCTGTGCTTGAGGGCTGTTTAGATTTTGTTTTTTGTGTATTTTTGCTAAAGTATTTTGCAAGAAATTCCGCACAAATTCCCGTCTTGAGTCTATTTTAAAGATTTTTGCTAGGTTTTCAAAATGATAAAACTCGCCTAAAATATTCATTGCCTTTAAAAACACCTTTTCATTTATATTTTTAAGCTCAAAGTCTTTATGTGTGTGCTCATCATAGTCTTGCTCTTTTTCTAGCTCGCTTAAAAACTCCCACTCCTTTATACCCTTTGCCTCAAAAAGCGGAATTTCAAGCCTTGCAAGCCTTTCTTTTAAGCCTTCATTTATCTTGTCATTAAAAAGAGTTTTGCCCTGCTTGCGCCTTGAATTTGTCGCAAAAATTGCCTCTTTGTAAAAGCTTTTGTTTTTGATCGCTTCTTTTATCTTAAGCACGATTTTTTCTTTTTCATTTTCTGCTGGCAAACCTATTGTGTCAAGTTCTTTACTCAATCTTAAGATATATTCATTTTCACTTGCTGCGTGATAGCTTAGCCTTTCAAGGGCTTTTAGCGACGTGCTTTCATCATCAAATTTACGTTTAAAGCTCTCTTCATAGCCTTGTATTGTAAAAGGAAAATACCTCGCACCCCTACCTATAA carries:
- a CDS encoding oleate hydratase, translating into MYYSSGNFEAFARPKKPKDIESKKAYLVGSGLASLSAAAFLVRDAQMQGKNIHILEELNIAGGACDGLEMPEKGFVIRGGREMENHFECLWDLFSSIPSLESEGVSVLDEFYWLNKEDPNFSLMRATQNRGQSAHTDGKFTLSPKASLELIKLFFTKDSDLYDKTIDDVFDEEFYKSNFWLYWQTMFAFEKWHSALEMKLYIQRFIHHIGGLPDFSALKFTKYNQYESLIQPLVSYLQSHGVVFEYGVRVKNVHFEFSQDKKIAKRIELIRDGKEDSIALTPNDLVFVTNGSCTESSALGDNTHAPKLSVNNGEGGCWELWRNIATQDKAFGNPAKFCSNIKATNWESATITLLDDKITPYLQKICKRDPHSGKVVTGGIITIKDSSWLMSYTFNRQPHFKKQPKNQLVGWIYGLYTDREGDYIKKPMKECSGQEIAQEWLYHLGVEEDKIAELVKSTNTIPCLMPYITAFFMPRKSGDRPKVVPDGCINFAFIGQFSDTIRDTVFTTEYSVRTAMEAVYTLCEVDRGVPEVFNSCYDIRCLLEATSKLLDGKKITDIDMSFMEKIGLNLVIKKLKGTFFEEFLHRYKLI